The Thermoanaerobaculia bacterium genome window below encodes:
- a CDS encoding PfkB family carbohydrate kinase, whose amino-acid sequence MSSPDNVRSRLVSLVDRFAGKRIAVAGDFVLDRFVHGLPKRISREAPVLILAWSREENVPGGGANTVANIAALSGDPAPAGAVGADPEGREIAALFERAGVDPSRLVEVEGYATPTKTRILGGGVHSIRQQVVRIDREDVLPEDPSLSAKLRENVRRAAADASILVLSDYGYGSSRPEWVAAARDVNPAIRVLVDSRFRLTEYAGADAATPNEEELERAAGETLGDSEERFERAGRALLGRLASPALLVTRGSRGMALFRRERPTLSIPVSGTSQVADVTGAGDTVMATFALALAAGANEAEAALLSNFAGGIVVMKTGTATLTPAELREAIERDRAVIPAVISSGGI is encoded by the coding sequence GTGTCCTCGCCCGACAACGTGCGCTCCCGGCTCGTCTCGCTCGTCGATCGCTTCGCGGGGAAGAGGATCGCGGTCGCGGGCGATTTCGTTCTCGACCGCTTCGTCCACGGGCTCCCGAAGCGGATCTCGCGCGAGGCGCCGGTGCTGATCCTCGCGTGGTCGCGGGAGGAGAACGTCCCGGGCGGCGGCGCGAACACGGTCGCCAACATCGCGGCCCTGTCGGGCGATCCCGCGCCCGCCGGCGCCGTCGGCGCCGACCCGGAAGGGCGAGAGATCGCCGCCCTGTTCGAGCGCGCGGGGGTCGACCCGTCCCGCCTGGTCGAGGTCGAGGGGTACGCGACGCCGACGAAGACGAGGATCCTCGGCGGCGGCGTCCATTCGATCCGCCAGCAGGTCGTGCGGATCGACCGCGAGGACGTCCTCCCCGAGGATCCCTCGCTTTCCGCGAAGCTCCGCGAGAACGTTCGGCGCGCCGCCGCGGACGCATCGATCCTGGTTCTCTCCGATTACGGATACGGCAGCAGCCGTCCGGAGTGGGTCGCGGCCGCCCGCGACGTCAATCCCGCGATTCGCGTCCTCGTCGACTCGCGCTTCCGCCTGACCGAGTACGCCGGCGCCGATGCCGCGACCCCCAACGAGGAAGAGCTCGAGCGCGCCGCGGGCGAGACGCTCGGCGACTCCGAGGAACGGTTCGAGCGCGCCGGGCGCGCCCTCCTGGGCCGGCTCGCTTCCCCCGCGCTCCTGGTGACGCGGGGAAGCCGCGGAATGGCGCTCTTCCGCCGGGAGCGGCCGACGTTGTCCATTCCCGTGTCCGGTACGTCGCAGGTCGCCGACGTGACCGGTGCGGGCGACACCGTGATGGCGACGTTCGCCCTCGCGCTCGCGGCGGGCGCGAACGAGGCCGAGGCGGCGCTCCTCTCGAATTTCGCCGGCGGGATCGTCGTCATGAAGACGGGAACCGCCACTCTCACCCCGGCCGAGCTCCGCGAGGCGATCGAGCGGGATCGGGCCGTGATTCCCGCGGTGATCTCGAGCGGCGGGATCTGA